Below is a window of Maylandia zebra isolate NMK-2024a linkage group LG19, Mzebra_GT3a, whole genome shotgun sequence DNA.
GCTGCTACTTGCCGGGCTGTGTTTGGAGAGTTTATGTAGTCTTTTGTAAGCTGGTGATCTTTAAAATCAagaattaaaaattttaatctcTCAGTGCTTCAAAATcctcaaaaaaaataaaaaatcctatCTTCTGACTCTACTTATGTCGTGCCAGGACCAGGGCAATTATTAGAAGATCCAGTAATCAATTTTCCTCAAACTGACTGAAACTGCCTTTGCTGCCCAAACCGACAGTGGCATGTGGCCAACTTAAAGTCAGTCACTGACCAAATAAGCCCCAGTCACCAATCAGAATCCACAATTTGGCTTCAGTATCACAGCGTGCGTACCCTATGGACCAAACCAATCAATATTTTAGGAGGGTGGAAAGATTTGGGATGGCGTACAACACTGGCAAACTTTGACCTTTTGCTTGCCAGTGAGCACAAAGCCTCATCATTATCCAGTGATTACATCATGATCAGTCTTAACATGATTAAATCTCTGAGGTCACTTGAGGGCAGACTTATGCTGCTGGCAAAGCTGTAACTGTCATCTGTAAGCAGGAAGTTAAAAGCAAACATAGCAGTGTTTGTTTAACACGTTAACCTGCAGCTGCTGGAAAACTTTGCACCAACTGTAAAGAAGATCACTCTGATCACTTCACCCCCACCGCCAGATATTTTAACACCTGAACTTGGTGCTTGGTGATCTTTTGTGATAAAAGCTGGTCGTTCAAAGGTGTGCGCTCCACCCAGCGGCAGGACAATGTTTCATAACTTGGGACAGAATACACCTATTAACTACTTCAGACTCTGTCTTTGTGGACATGTTGTGTATGGAAATGAAGGTCTATCTCCTTTGAATTCATAGCTTTTGTAATACAAATGAAGAGGCCTGCTAGTGTGATTCAACAGGGGTTTGCATGCAGCTTTGGAAAACTGCTCCATGCCCAGTCAATCCACATTTGAACTCATTTAAGAGTAACTTCTTACCACTGCTTATCAGTAATGGAGATTAACTCCAACTACTCTGGCATTTTTTTTATAGCCTTTAACTGGCAGTTCTGCTGATTTTGATGGGATTAGAGAAAACGGtcttaatcttaaaagtatTGTTTGGTTTCAGGGTTGACAGCCTTGTCTcgcagttttgtttgattagaatagaattagaattagaacagaatagaatagaatagaattcaactttgttgtcattgcacatgcacaggtacagggcaacgaaatgcagtttgcatccatccagaagtgctttagtgatatagatatattacaatatatcaGATTAGAGACTGAAGTGAGTAACGACATCAACTGCAACGTGGCCCCACAGTGAAAACTATGCAGGGTCTAAAACTGATTTAGGGCTACATGCAAAACAATGTCAAAATACTGAGTCAGCCCTTTATCTGCAGCACTTTTCATGCAAAAATGGCTCCCGTGGGTATTATCATGTCAAGCACAAATATTTTATTGGACCAGAATGCATCAGATTCAACATTTTACTCTTTAATTTtgtaacaaaatgaaaaccgAAAACTGACATGTAATTAAACGAGTTAAACGAAACATTTTGGGCATGCAGTTTTGTTGACTGTGACAAGTTAAAATCCATTAGGTTTTAGTAATATATTATTTAGTGCTTTATAATTTATGATTAACCATAAAACGTTCAATTCAAAGTTAAAATTCAATAAGGTGGAAATATTCCACACCACACCAAACAGTAACAAGTCTTGATCTAGCACGTTTGCCCTGCATTGTTCTTCTGCAATGGAAAACATTTCCTAGCTTCCCTTATTCTTCTTTCCCCCATTAGCCCACAATTGCCAAGAACAGTGAAAAATGATATGAAAACAAGTGTCAGTTATTGTAATCATTACTGGTGTAGCAGCCAGGGCGGGGCTGTGCAACAACCCCACTTACACTACGGCTCTGATGCAAATGAAGGGGACTTACCCGGATCTACAGCTTGCTGCAGAATTTTCTGAGGCTCCTCCCTGCTTCAGACGCCTTATAACAGGGTATCTCACTGGCGCGAAAAACGCACTGTGTGGCTCTTTATTGTGGAGGCCGGAGAGAGTATCGTGCGTGCTGTTTCTGCACCGGCGTTTTTTGGGCTCCCTCTTATTTtttagttcttttgttttatttatctggAACAAAAACGTGTAGATCGCACACCGGAAACAACTGGATTTGGTTTTAATCCATTACATTTTCGTGAATTGGGTCTTTCGTTGCCGTTAGGTGGGATTTCTATTTTTTCCCCTGTGCGCTTTATTACGCATCGGACATTTCGAGGAGAGCCGGTAAGTGGTTTAATTCTGTAGTCTCGTCTTTGAAAGTTTCACTTGAAGAAACGGACCTGTTCAGTAACAGTGTGCCTGCTCAGTGATCTCCTCTACCGCTTCACATAGCTGCTTAGTGGAACAAAGCGCTGTTTTCAATTCAGGAAATACTGTCTGGCACTTTTACGCAGGTATTGTAGCCTCTCGTATGCCCTCACACTTGTTTTAAATCCCaagtttgcacacacacacacacacacacacacacacacacacacacacacacacacacacacacacacacacacacacacacacacacacttatatatAACTAGATTATTTAATAACCATATGTGTCTGAACAGCTTGAGTCCATCAGCACAAAGAGGAGCATCTGCAAGATGGCATCAATTATTGATATGGTCCCATTTGTAGAAAGTAGGCTGTTAGGGGGATTGCGATGTCCTGATAGTGTCCCATTAGATGGATGGGCTACTTGATATGTGATCGTGCATGTGCTGGGAACTAGGCTGCTTTAAAAAGATCATTGCTAATCTCTCTGAAATTTCCTCTCTGGTTGTGCAGAACGTTGTTCAGAAGCCAGTCGTGTGTGCCACTGGATCATTCCTGGGAATAAACTCTGGAGGATATTATTAGCCGGGAAAATGGACTTCGACTCGCACTATTTTTTCGATTATTTGGATACCGAGGAGGATTTTTACAAATCAACCGCACCAAGCGAGGACATATGGAAAAAGTTCGAGCTGCTTCCCACCCCTCCCATGTCTCCCACCCGGACTCTGTACCCCCTCTCGCCGGGAGACAGGCTCAGCGTGTTTTCCAAAATGCTGGGCCAGGAGGACGAGTGCGAGGGTCAGTTCATCCCGGACACCGAGGAGTTATTCGGTAACCTCAGCTCCCACATAATTCAGGACTGCATGTGGAGTAGCTTCTCTGCCAGCAAGCAGCTGGAGAAGGTCAACGGGAGAACGCCGGCTGCGGGGCACACCGGTGTTTCCCCCGTCCCCCAGATCTCCGCAAGAGCGAACAAAGCGCAGTGCGTCTCGCCCGGTAGCCTGCTCTCCATCAAGGCGACGGACTGCGTTGACCCCGCTGCTGTTCTCACCTTCCCCGCAAGCAGCTGCAGGAAGCCGGCGTCGTCTGGCTCTGAGTCCCGCTCTGATTCCTCTGGTAAGGATACAGCCATGCCTCTGATTTGCCCCACCCTGCCCTGCTCCAGGATTAAATTGCCCATAACAGTGCGTAATTTGGAAAGCGGGGGCTGCGGTTGCATAGCTGTGGTCTGACTTGCATGGCGAGGTTATCAAGTGTGACACAGTCACCTAAAGGCTGGAAGCTTGCTGAGTGTAGTATTTTAAAAACCGCGCCCCTGCTACTCTCGCTCTACCCCCCTTCAATTCTCTATCTTCCTCTGGCTCTGCATTGAAATCAGAGTGCAGTAGAAGGGTGGGGTAACCCGCTGATGATTTATTGCTGCttcaaaaacactgacagaccGTGAGAATAACTTTCAAGCATTTCCCAAATTAGGGGTTGTCCCATATCAGCATAAAAAAGTCTTCATTGAAACTGCTGAATAATGCTCAGTGGTTAAAGCCTCAATTCTTGCCATGGAATTGAACCTGGCATGCACCACCACTGCTCTAAGCGCCTCACCTGCTGCTCTGCCATCCTGGCACTGACGGATAGagatttgcttgtttgttttatggAATTGCTTTTAAAGGTTGAACTAGCTTGAGTGCTTTGTAGGAATTTGCAAGTTTGTAGAGTGAGTCCCTTTTCTGTGTTTACTGATGAGTTATTTGTCTGTGTGATGacagatgatgaagaggagatCGATGTCGTCACTGTGGAGAACAAGCAGAACCGGGTGCGGCTGGTAAATGTCCGAAAACCAGTCACCATAACGGTCCGAGCAGACCCCTGCCCCAAACGTTTTCACATGTCTGTCCACAGACAGCAGCACAACTATGCCGCTCGTTCCCCAGACAGTGAGCCAGAaccggaggaggaggaagaggatgacgatgaggaggaggaggaggaggaagaaccCCCAAGCAAGCGTGCCTTTATGGGACCTGGTGCTTCAGCTCATGTCTCCCAACCATCATCCTCCTCGGAGGCTTCGCAGAACTCGGACACAGACGACACGGACCGCAGACGGAACCACAATTTCcttgagaggaagaggaggaatgaCCTCAGGTCTCGTTTCCTTGCCCTACGGGATCAGATCCCTGGCCTGGAGTCGGCCAAAACGCCAAAGGTGGCCATCCTGACCCAGGCGACAGAGTACCTCATGGAGCTGCACAGCAGGGAGAAACGGCAGCTGCAGGAGAAGAAGCGCCTCAAATCCAGACGCCAGCAGCTCCTTCGCAGGCTATCTGAACTCAAGTGCTCTTGAGCCTCCAAACAAGCGcgccttcaaaataaactgcCTCATTCACCCCCGAGAACTTTTGCTCACAAGTTACCCGTCACTTTTGAAAAGCTATGCTTTTTTTCTCCTACATGCCTCATGTGAATAGCTGTGAAATTTTTTCGGAATGCattcagctgttgttgtgaattgacTGTGCTGGCCTGTGAACCTGTTCTGATGATGAGGAgtggttagatttttttttttttggtcaataGTTGGGTTGATGAATTGATGCTCATCAACACCATGATGTGAATTGCCTGTTAATTGCTTACCAAGAGCAATCATTTGTAGCCTTTTGAATATGTGTGTTTCTTCATTTCACCATTGCACATGGAGTGATGCATGaatgaattacatttttttttttttttttttttttgtatgactGATTATTTGAGGTTCCATAAAACAAAGACTCTACTCCTCTGGGTGGTGTAACACCAGGCTACCCAAAAGCTTCTGTTTTGATAAGATAATAGGAGGTAAACTGGGATGATAAAGGTTGCACTACTGTACTTTATACTCACACGTCACTTTCAATGCTTCttctgattttgttttataAGCATGCTAACAACAATAGCATCATTAAATTTTATACCATATTTGCATACGAACCTGAGGTctactgtttgttttattaaaatagaGAAAGTTATGAGGGGCCTCTCTGTTGTGCTGATGGGCTGCTGCCCTCCAGAAACATCGCCTTCTATTGTACCTGATCAAGTGTAAAATAAGGGCAGATCATTCAATTTAGCAAACAGTATCTTAACGTATTGATTCTCCTGCACAAGATGCTGGTCTACACAAGGTTGAGCTGAGGTTGTCCTTGAGACTCGTCCTTGAAGAGATTCCTGTGTGATTCTCCCCTCTGCAGTGACTGCTGCATGCTGGGCACCTGATGTGCTCTGAATTGGGTCACgctcacacacaaatacaatcGGTATCTTTAGAACAGTcccttggttttttttttctttaaaaaaaaaaaaattatatatatatatatatatatatatatatatatatacactgtataTCTCTAAAGCAATACATAAAATGTAGACCATTCTTAACCTACATTAAAAACACTGGTCTCAAATATGTTAGCATCCTTCTATTCACCCCTTTTAAGTGGAATTCATTCTATAGTAAATTGGCCTAAAGGACGAATATGAAACTAACTTCATGCATCCAAGCTCCTGGTGATGTTGTTGCCTGGTGTGCGACCTTACCAACGAGTCTCTGCAAGCCTGAATGACTCAGGTTTGAGCtgcagtcatttgtttaataaacTCAAAGCAGGCACTTTGTTCAAGTTCAGCCTGACAGACGAGCCAGGCACACCCTGAACTCCAACCGTCTCGCACCTCACTTGGCTTTTGTTATGCCTGGAACTGGCGTTCCACCTGCCCGTGTTTATTCAACGGGTCCCGTTTTTAGTCCTGAGGGCACTGTTTTCTGGCACAGTTTAATATATATTTCCTTCACCAAGTCAACATTTGGCCTCATGAGGCTCAGTTTAACATAACTTAATACTGACTATGCTATACTTTCTTCCCAATTACCTTAAATTTCTTGAAGAAAATGGTATGTTTTGCAGGTCTCATATTTCCACACTAAGGAGAAAACAAACCAACCAGTATCTCAGTTAATGCAAACCTGAACAAACTTGTGATGGCGACCAGCTTCAGTGCACATGGCCTCTAGTTTGTTGCTTAAACTTTATTTTGCATCAGGAAGTGAAAGCAGAAATCAGATATCAGGTCTTGAGCCAGATAGGAACAACgtctctgtgtgtttccagTTACCTTCCAACGacaaaattcatttaaaaatcacCTTTTCCACTTCATTTTCTAACTCCCACCAGCAACATGTAAAGTATTAAGTGCATCGTGTCGTGGATGCAAATAAAATGTTAGTTCTTGGGCAAAACATCATATCTTGAGATGCTGTTTGAGGAACTAAAACATACTGCACACGTGGGTTCCTGCAGTGCGCTATGTAGACATGAATGGTGACAAAAAAGTGTCATTTCTTACTTAAAAGGTGAAAACCATTTGCATTCCTGCTAATATTGACAGCAGACACCCTGGgctccagttttttttttttttttttttaaaaacaagactTTTCCTGAGGGAAACAATGAGGTAAGAGGATCTGATTGTCCTGCTGGATGCTCTGTGCCGCTGACGGTTAACTTGCCAGACTGGATTTTCTGGTCGTCCACATTGAGCAACGTGCCTCTCACTTTTTACAGCTGCAATTTCTCACTGTAGTCTATACGTCTTGCTCAATATCCAGTATATATAAGTGGCGAGACTTGTAGCGTACGCTGCAAATCCTCGAGAAAAGTGACAGCATCACTGCTGGTCAGGCAGTGTGTGATGTGTAAGACTAGGGTGGGACTGTGGAGAATTGATGATTTGACTGGGAGGAGGGCAGCCTTGTTTTGATTTATATCCTTGTTCTAAACCCACAGTCACACACTTGTCTTGCGAaatcttaaattctcttttTGAGTCAAtccactgttttttgttttttttttgctgcgaCTAGGCAATGTGCAATGACAGAGCACCTGCTTGTAAGAATGAGATCTAATACTGGCGCTAACTTCTTGTCAGATGCATCAGTGCACTGCTGCACGGGAAATCCTTTGACTCAATACTGGGTAGCATTATTAAAAGGGTAAATGATTGATTCAAATTGTGTTCAAGCAGATAGGGTGAGTTTGGAGAGGAAAGGCTAGGAAAGCTGAAAGAACCCTGACAAGTTCAGAAATGATGAAACACGTATATTTGCCCATTCACCTACCAAGAAAAAGATTCCCGTTTCAATCCCAAGAAGAGGCACGAATCCCTTATTTGTTATTCAAGAAGCGCATCTGGCATTCTTAGTAAAGCCAATTCCAACATGTGGGGCCAACTGCTGTGTTAACCTCTTGTGAGTAGGACGGCAGAAAACGCACTGTAATTTACTTTATCACATACAGTTAGGTGTTAAACAACGAGTCCACCTTGATTATGTGCTGCCAGTGAAAGAATGAATTTATATTTTTGACTTTATTATCTTTGGCATACATCTCGTCAGATAAAAtggcaaacaaagaaagaaaaaaagaaaagcaggtaAGAACATCTTTGGCAAGTCTccctgatgaaaaaaaaaagacttgtagTACTTGCTGCTCTGGCATTTCTTGCTGATTAACTACAGTACATGTGAATCTGGAGagcctctttttctttctttctttctttttttaatgtcacttaACCTTTAATTAAGCAACTCAGGCAGTGCATGCGTGTTCTAGGAAAGAAGTGAGAGGATCAGCTTTCGCAATTGTTAAAATCCCCTAGCTGTCACTGTGATGAATCTCTTAGCTATGCAttttaagagagagagagagagagggaaacagtcacacacacagagacacagatacAGACACTGGCACATTGTGCAATATTTTCAGTGTATTATCTGGCTGTGTGACTGGCTTGACTTGTGTAGTGTGTTTATATTGCTTGTTGACACAGTGGGACAGAGGAGGAAACAAACCATGAACGCACTGCACAGGTCGTGATTGTAAGACTGGCGGCTCGTCGCTGACTTACAATAATATACAACAGTATACAATAAATGTGGTACAAAAATAATAACCTTATGATTCTGTCTTTGAGAATAAGCTGAATAATCTCCAGTCAGAGGCCCTGTGTTTAGGTTGTGCACACAGATTTTCTGAATCTTAGTTTGGTGGAAAGACGAGAAGTGGACTTATTGCCATCATTTTCTTACTCAACTCtccgcacgcacgcacacacacacacacacacacacacacacacgcacgcacacacacacacacgcacacacacgcacacacacacacacacacacacgcacacacacgcacacacacacgcacacgcacgcacacacacacacacacacacacgcacgcacacacacgcacacacacgcacacacacacacacacgcacacacacacgcacacacacacacacacacacacgcacgcacacacacacacgcacacacacacacacacgcacacacacacgcacacacacacacacacacacacgcacgcacacacgcacacacacacacacacacacacacacccttcccCTTATTCTATTTTCAAGAGGCTGACGGTCAGGGAAGATGTGGAAAACACAAGCGGGAAAAGGCGCTCATGCACACATCTGGTTGTGGGTGTACACAAAACACAGATGACCAAAATGCGCAAGGAAACTTTCGCTGCTTATTGTCCTTAATCTTTCTGCCTACTGACCCAAATTCGTCATATTTCCTGAGTGGCGATTCCACTATTCCTggcttcctgtttgtttttctcaccACCCACAACACCCTCCAGAGTGAGAGCTCCCACCACCCTCTCTTTCCCCCTCCTCACCCTTTCTTCGGGTACTTATGTGTCGGATTTCTGATCTAGGTCAGTCTTCTGAGGTTCggtttctctccttctctgtgtCGCTCACACTCCCCTTTCTAAGACCATTGTTATGTAACAGCGATGATTCAGCTGGAACAGGCCCCGCGTGTTGGTTTATCCAAATGCATCTGGCCTCAGCTGAGTTGTGTCAAACCAGGTCCAACAAATGGATGTGCTCTTAAACCCAAACGAGCACACATAGGTGCTACAAGTTCCTGTGCAGCACCTGTTGTACAGCACAGCAATTCGTAAGGCTTTTGTTGTGACTCCCCGCAAGCACTTCAACTACCCTCCTCAGAAGACAGCTGATGTGTGACAaattaactgaaaaaaataaggaTGCTGGGCCCCAAGAGTAGCTTTACTGTGGCTTGGTGTTCTTATTTAAAGCTATGTCAAAATTAGAGTCACACTTAGTGAACTGTCTAACAAATCACTCAAAAGTCTTCCATTTATCCTCAGCTGTGTTAACATCTGTGAGTGTGAAAACATCAGTAAACTATTCACCCTCTTATCTTTCAGTGACCCCCTCTCATTCCTCGAGAAGGGACTAATCCCACAAAGATAAAAAATGTTTAGATTCAGATAACGCAGATTGCTTGGTACTGATTTGCAGTAACAAGTACTTATGAGCGTGCcggttttttcctttaatttgtcacccatCTGCGTCTGGCCCATTGTGAGACAGCAGCATAAATTCGGGAGGGTAATAATCTAATCTAGGGTTTATCTTAATCCTGTTAGTGTGAACACTATCGCCATCTGGGCCCAGACACAGCACCACTCCGATTATAATGAACCCATCAAAAGGTCTTCGAGCTCCCACTAAAACTCTCGTCCTCGGGCGCTAATGAGTGCCCAATTTATCTCAAGCCATACGCCGATGCTAATAAAGCAGTCAATTGTCAAGATGGTTAGGAAgagtaaaatatattttgtgttAGAGGACATGAATAATGTGTTTCTGTCTCATCATCAgcttatttattgtatttaaatttCCTTTTATTCTCAATTCTTAATTACACAGAAACAACACAGCATTGTTTCTGTGTAATTAATTCTCAAATTAtgctttgtattttattatgcTTTTTCTTGTTGTAAAGCAATTTACAACTTTGTGTTTTAAAGCTGCTCAGTTCTTCTGCTTATTATTatggttgttgttgttccagTGTCTTTGGCTAAACATGGAGCTTTAAGCTTGACGATCACCACAACTACTTCCAGTTTATATGCAGAAATTAACTGAGATAAAGGAGCTAATTTGCCTCACTGTGTGTTTATAACATATTACAACAAAAACTGGTCTTAAATGCTTTGAGATTTATATAAAATCTGGTC
It encodes the following:
- the LOC101482181 gene encoding protein L-Myc-1b is translated as MDFDSHYFFDYLDTEEDFYKSTAPSEDIWKKFELLPTPPMSPTRTLYPLSPGDRLSVFSKMLGQEDECEGQFIPDTEELFGNLSSHIIQDCMWSSFSASKQLEKVNGRTPAAGHTGVSPVPQISARANKAQCVSPGSLLSIKATDCVDPAAVLTFPASSCRKPASSGSESRSDSSDDEEEIDVVTVENKQNRVRLVNVRKPVTITVRADPCPKRFHMSVHRQQHNYAARSPDSEPEPEEEEEDDDEEEEEEEEPPSKRAFMGPGASAHVSQPSSSSEASQNSDTDDTDRRRNHNFLERKRRNDLRSRFLALRDQIPGLESAKTPKVAILTQATEYLMELHSREKRQLQEKKRLKSRRQQLLRRLSELKCS